In a single window of the Microbacterium sp. SL75 genome:
- the eccCa gene encoding type VII secretion protein EccCa gives MSTGPRIAPPSLPNGRIVLQPPPELVPNEGGSGILTSLLPMLGSVGAIVMVTISNSGPTGFLIGGMFLLSSLGFVAVNGWRQRAQRNAQVLGNRREYLAYLSDLRDTVRVAARKQRRHGGWIMPAPAALPFIAEERSRVWERQPGDETFLLARIGVTDQPLSLTLEAPELPPLAQLDPVAASAAHRFMLTHEMQRDLPLGFPLGDYSRIELVGSDEDAVRSLARSLVASAATLHDPEDVIIAILAGPAQMPAWDWAKWLPHAMSSRVQDRLGPARMISASLDELVDMLPPQLSTRPRFTPGGGVTPHVVLIVDGVETPTNSPLVGLEGAQGVTVIDLPTRWDELDDPHVARVALAEAPVVARGRRTEKKPVSVPAEFIDGAGRAQTFIPDAMTVAEAEATARRLMPLRPAPMVVVDAPTTQGQLELTELLGLPDVRTVNFDQAWTRRLERDRLRVPIGQEPSGAPLVLDLKESASQGMGPHGVMVGATGSGKSEVLRTLVLALAMTHSPEQLNFVLVDFKGGATFAGMAEMPHVSAVITNLGSELALVDRFQDALQGEVVRRQELLRAAGNFANVGEYETARLGGRSDLAPLPALLVVVDEFSELLTAKPEFVDSFLNIGRVGRSLHVHLLLASQRLEEGKLRGLDTYLSYRIGLRTFSAAESRTIIGTPDAYTLPQEPGVGFLKSDTENLVQFRAAYVSGRPKGNARLNVDDPESEATGPARVEVFTALAQPDDDPVEETTDASPAAIATPATDKRSTFQIAVDRMKDRGPEAHQVWLPPLADPAPLDELMPDLAEDPALGLVSRRWRDAGALTVPIGVVDIPLEQRRDHLTVSLGGAAGHVAIVGSPLSGKSTLARTLVSALALTGTPQEFQFFVLDFGGGGFTAMQQHPHISGVATRTEPEAVRRAIAEVEAVLDAREQYFRRNAVDSIETYRSRRREGRLDDGFGDVFLIIDGWSTLRSEFEPLEARVQTIAARGLSFGVHVVVTANRWLEIRANLKDLIQTRLELRLGDPTDSDVDRKQAANVPVGQPGRGLATSKLQMLTSVPRIDGSDDPSTIADGVADMIGKITNAWHGEPGPKLRLLPENISLDEVRALAEPGDRRMLLGIEEAQLSPFGIDPRVEPHLFVYGDSGMGKSSFLRGVAKEIQRLYTPAEAKIFVVDYRRALLGEIPDEYLGAYLTSHDLATGGMNDLSQYFATRIPGPDVTPTQLRERSWWKGAEGFILIDDYDLVATSQGNPIAVLQPLLAQAGDLGLHVILTRRSGGASRAAYDPIIQRFTDLGVTGILLGGNPEEGALIGRVKPERAAPGRAQIVSREQGLLASQLVFSPPSH, from the coding sequence GTGAGCACGGGTCCGCGCATCGCCCCGCCGTCCCTGCCCAACGGGCGGATCGTGCTCCAGCCGCCGCCCGAGCTCGTCCCGAACGAGGGCGGCAGCGGCATCCTGACCTCCCTCCTGCCGATGCTCGGCAGCGTGGGCGCCATCGTGATGGTGACCATCTCGAACAGCGGGCCGACGGGCTTTCTCATCGGCGGCATGTTCCTGCTGTCGTCGCTCGGCTTCGTCGCGGTGAACGGGTGGCGTCAGCGCGCCCAGCGCAATGCGCAGGTGCTCGGCAACCGGCGCGAGTACCTCGCCTACCTCTCCGACCTGCGTGACACCGTGCGTGTCGCCGCCCGCAAGCAGCGCCGTCACGGTGGGTGGATCATGCCGGCTCCGGCCGCGCTGCCCTTCATCGCCGAAGAGCGCTCGCGCGTCTGGGAGCGCCAGCCCGGCGACGAGACGTTCCTCCTCGCCCGTATCGGGGTGACCGACCAGCCGCTCAGCCTCACGCTCGAGGCGCCCGAGCTCCCGCCGCTGGCCCAGCTCGACCCGGTCGCCGCTTCGGCCGCGCACCGCTTCATGCTTACGCACGAGATGCAGCGCGACCTGCCGCTGGGCTTCCCCCTCGGCGACTACTCGCGCATCGAGCTCGTGGGCTCCGACGAAGACGCCGTCCGCAGCCTCGCTCGCTCGCTCGTGGCCTCCGCGGCCACTCTGCACGACCCCGAGGACGTCATCATCGCGATCCTCGCCGGTCCCGCGCAGATGCCCGCGTGGGACTGGGCGAAGTGGCTCCCGCACGCGATGTCGTCGCGCGTGCAGGACCGGCTCGGGCCCGCGCGCATGATCTCGGCATCCCTCGACGAACTCGTCGACATGCTGCCGCCGCAGCTCTCCACACGTCCGCGATTCACGCCCGGTGGCGGGGTGACACCGCACGTGGTGCTGATCGTCGACGGCGTCGAGACCCCCACGAACAGCCCGCTCGTCGGGCTCGAGGGTGCGCAGGGTGTCACCGTGATCGACCTCCCCACGCGTTGGGACGAACTCGACGACCCCCACGTTGCCCGTGTCGCGCTCGCCGAAGCACCCGTGGTCGCGCGAGGCCGCCGCACCGAGAAGAAGCCCGTCTCTGTTCCCGCCGAGTTCATCGACGGAGCGGGTCGGGCCCAGACCTTCATCCCGGATGCCATGACCGTCGCCGAGGCCGAGGCCACCGCCCGACGGCTCATGCCGCTGCGGCCGGCGCCCATGGTCGTCGTCGATGCGCCGACCACGCAGGGTCAGCTGGAGCTCACCGAGCTCCTCGGCCTGCCCGATGTGCGGACGGTGAACTTCGACCAGGCGTGGACCCGCCGTCTCGAGCGCGACCGCCTGCGCGTGCCGATCGGCCAGGAGCCCTCGGGCGCGCCCCTCGTCCTCGACCTGAAGGAGTCCGCGTCGCAGGGCATGGGCCCGCACGGCGTGATGGTCGGCGCGACCGGATCGGGAAAGTCCGAGGTGCTGCGCACGCTCGTGCTGGCCCTCGCCATGACGCACTCTCCCGAACAGCTCAACTTCGTGCTCGTCGACTTCAAGGGTGGTGCGACCTTCGCCGGTATGGCTGAGATGCCGCACGTGTCGGCGGTCATCACCAACCTCGGCAGCGAGCTGGCTCTCGTCGACCGCTTCCAGGACGCCCTGCAGGGCGAGGTGGTGCGGCGGCAGGAGCTGCTGCGCGCCGCGGGCAACTTCGCGAACGTCGGCGAGTACGAGACCGCGCGTTTGGGCGGTCGGTCCGACCTCGCTCCCCTTCCGGCCCTCCTCGTCGTCGTCGACGAGTTCTCCGAGCTGCTGACGGCCAAGCCCGAGTTCGTCGACAGCTTCCTCAACATCGGTCGCGTCGGTCGATCTCTGCACGTCCACCTGCTGCTGGCATCCCAGCGTCTCGAAGAGGGCAAGCTGCGCGGTCTCGACACGTACCTGTCGTACCGGATCGGTCTGCGCACCTTCTCGGCCGCCGAATCGCGCACGATCATCGGCACGCCCGATGCGTACACGCTGCCGCAGGAGCCCGGCGTCGGCTTCCTCAAGAGCGACACCGAGAACCTCGTGCAGTTCCGCGCGGCGTACGTCTCGGGGCGGCCGAAGGGCAACGCCCGTCTGAACGTCGACGACCCCGAGTCGGAGGCGACGGGGCCCGCACGCGTCGAGGTCTTTACCGCTCTCGCCCAGCCCGACGACGACCCGGTCGAAGAGACGACGGATGCCAGCCCCGCAGCCATCGCGACCCCGGCGACCGACAAGCGTTCGACCTTCCAGATCGCCGTCGACCGCATGAAGGACCGCGGTCCCGAGGCGCACCAGGTGTGGCTCCCGCCGCTCGCGGACCCCGCCCCGCTCGACGAGCTCATGCCCGACCTCGCGGAGGACCCCGCCCTCGGTCTCGTCTCGCGACGCTGGCGCGACGCCGGCGCCCTCACGGTGCCGATCGGTGTCGTCGACATCCCGCTCGAGCAGCGCCGCGACCACCTCACGGTGTCGCTCGGAGGTGCGGCCGGTCACGTCGCGATCGTCGGTTCGCCGCTGAGCGGCAAGTCGACCCTCGCGCGCACGCTCGTCTCGGCCCTGGCGCTGACGGGAACCCCGCAGGAGTTCCAGTTCTTCGTGCTCGACTTCGGCGGCGGTGGCTTCACCGCCATGCAGCAGCACCCGCACATCTCCGGTGTGGCCACCCGCACCGAGCCCGAGGCCGTCCGCCGTGCGATCGCCGAGGTCGAGGCCGTGCTCGATGCGCGCGAGCAATACTTCCGCCGCAATGCGGTCGACTCGATCGAGACCTACCGCTCGCGTCGGCGCGAGGGGCGTCTCGACGACGGCTTCGGCGATGTCTTCCTCATCATCGACGGGTGGTCGACGCTGCGGTCGGAGTTCGAACCGCTCGAAGCGCGCGTGCAGACCATCGCCGCGCGCGGCCTGAGCTTCGGCGTGCACGTCGTCGTCACCGCGAACCGGTGGCTCGAGATCCGCGCCAACCTGAAGGACCTCATCCAGACGCGCCTCGAGCTGCGCTTGGGAGATCCGACGGACTCCGACGTCGACCGCAAGCAGGCGGCCAACGTGCCGGTGGGGCAACCGGGCCGCGGGCTCGCCACGTCGAAGCTGCAGATGCTCACCTCGGTCCCTCGCATCGACGGGTCGGACGACCCCTCGACCATCGCGGACGGCGTCGCCGACATGATCGGCAAGATCACGAACGCCTGGCACGGGGAGCCGGGTCCCAAGCTTCGCCTGCTGCCCGAGAACATCTCGCTCGACGAGGTGCGCGCTCTCGCCGAACCGGGGGATCGTCGCATGCTCCTCGGTATCGAGGAGGCGCAGCTGTCGCCTTTCGGGATCGACCCGCGCGTGGAGCCGCACCTCTTCGTCTACGGCGACTCGGGGATGGGCAAGTCGTCGTTCCTGCGCGGTGTGGCCAAAGAGATCCAGCGGCTGTACACCCCGGCCGAGGCGAAGATCTTCGTCGTCGACTACCGGCGCGCTCTGCTCGGCGAGATCCCCGACGAGTACCTCGGCGCGTACCTGACCTCTCACGACCTGGCCACGGGCGGCATGAACGACCTGTCGCAGTACTTCGCGACGCGCATCCCCGGGCCCGACGTCACGCCGACCCAGCTGCGCGAGCGCAGCTGGTGGAAGGGCGCCGAGGGCTTCATCCTCATCGACGACTACGACCTGGTCGCCACCAGTCAGGGCAACCCGATCGCGGTGCTGCAGCCGCTGCTGGCACAGGCAGGCGACCTGGGGCTGCACGTCATCCTGACCCGGCGGTCGGGTGGGGCGAGCCGTGCCGCGTACGATCCGATCATCCAGCGCTTCACCGACCTGGGCGTCACCGGCATCCTGCTCGGCGGCAACCCGGAAGAGGGGGCGCTCATCGGCCGCGTGAAGCCGGAGCGGGCGGCGCCCGGCCGTGCCCAGATCGTCAGCCGCGAGCAGGGACTGCTCGCCTCCCAGCTGGTGTTCTCCCCGCCGTCACACTGA
- the recQ gene encoding DNA helicase RecQ has product MSYPGAASESYADAPPEPYDLPEDPYAGADWDPDQFAPPEDFDAPPPPVDPSSSFARAAAVTGTARELPAVRDFTGRDPREVLHEVYGYDAFRGDQAEIVQHVVGGGDAVVLMPTGGGKSVTYQVPALVRPGTGLVVSPLIALMHDQVEALIANGVRAGYLNSTQAPTERQAVEQAYLAGELDLLYVAPERLNGAQTLAFLARGRLSVIAIDEAHCVSQWGHDFRPDYLALGDLADRFPDVPRMALTATATPATAQEIVERLRLRDARGFVASFDRPNIQYRIDAKVDPRRQLVQFIRSQPEGSAGIVYALSRKSVEQTAAYLSSQGLDALPYHAGLDASVRAANQSRFLRDDGVIMVATIAFGMGIDKPDVRFVAHIDLPKSVEGYYQETGRAGRDGDPSTVWMAYGLGDVVQQRRMIDQSPGDRSYKMRLGQHLDAMLALCETVGCRRQNLLDYFGQRSEPCGNCDTCLTPPDTWDGLVAAQKLLSTIVRLQRERGQAFGAGHLIDILRGAKTERIAQQGHDRLSTYGLGADLSDQDWRSVIRQLLARGIIAAQGDYGTLALSEASAGVLRGETAVPLRRDALGRTGGGGGSSRARKSSADDVAAGDRDLFEALRAWRAERAREQGVPAYIVFGDATLRAIAAARPSSVGDLDGITGIGAKKREAYGDGILTVVAAN; this is encoded by the coding sequence GTGAGTTATCCCGGCGCCGCATCCGAGTCGTACGCCGACGCGCCGCCCGAGCCGTACGACCTCCCCGAAGATCCCTATGCCGGGGCCGATTGGGACCCCGACCAGTTCGCACCTCCCGAGGACTTCGACGCGCCGCCGCCGCCCGTCGACCCGTCGTCGTCATTCGCTCGTGCCGCCGCGGTCACCGGCACCGCACGAGAGCTCCCCGCCGTCCGCGACTTCACGGGTCGCGACCCGCGCGAGGTCCTGCATGAGGTCTACGGGTACGACGCCTTCCGCGGCGACCAGGCCGAGATCGTGCAGCACGTGGTCGGCGGCGGAGACGCCGTCGTGCTCATGCCGACCGGCGGCGGCAAGAGCGTCACGTACCAGGTGCCCGCGCTCGTGCGGCCGGGCACCGGCCTCGTGGTCAGCCCGCTGATCGCGCTCATGCACGACCAGGTAGAGGCCCTGATCGCCAACGGCGTTCGCGCGGGCTACCTCAACTCGACACAGGCGCCCACCGAGCGGCAGGCCGTCGAGCAGGCCTACCTCGCCGGAGAACTCGACCTGCTCTACGTCGCCCCCGAGCGGCTGAACGGCGCGCAGACCCTCGCGTTTCTCGCTCGCGGTCGCCTCAGCGTCATCGCCATCGACGAAGCGCACTGCGTGTCGCAGTGGGGCCACGACTTCCGGCCCGACTATCTCGCCCTCGGCGACCTCGCCGACCGCTTCCCCGACGTCCCGCGTATGGCGCTCACGGCGACGGCCACCCCGGCCACCGCCCAAGAGATCGTCGAGCGTCTGCGCCTGCGCGACGCCCGCGGGTTCGTCGCCAGCTTCGACCGACCCAACATCCAGTACCGCATCGACGCCAAGGTCGATCCGCGTCGCCAGCTCGTCCAGTTCATCCGGTCGCAGCCCGAGGGCTCTGCGGGCATCGTCTACGCCCTGAGCCGTAAGAGCGTCGAGCAGACGGCGGCCTACCTCAGCTCGCAAGGTCTCGACGCCCTGCCGTATCACGCGGGTCTCGACGCCTCGGTGCGCGCAGCGAACCAGTCACGGTTCCTCCGCGACGACGGCGTCATCATGGTCGCCACGATCGCCTTCGGCATGGGCATCGACAAGCCCGACGTGCGCTTCGTCGCTCACATCGATCTGCCCAAGTCCGTCGAGGGCTACTACCAAGAGACCGGTCGCGCCGGCCGCGACGGCGACCCGTCGACCGTGTGGATGGCCTACGGGCTCGGCGACGTCGTGCAGCAGCGCCGCATGATCGATCAGTCGCCCGGCGACCGTTCGTACAAGATGAGGCTCGGGCAGCACCTCGACGCGATGCTGGCCCTGTGCGAGACGGTCGGATGCCGACGGCAGAACCTCCTCGACTACTTCGGGCAGCGATCCGAGCCCTGCGGCAACTGCGACACCTGTCTCACCCCGCCCGACACGTGGGACGGCCTCGTCGCGGCGCAGAAGCTGCTGTCGACGATCGTGCGCCTCCAGCGCGAGCGTGGTCAGGCCTTCGGCGCGGGCCATCTGATCGACATCCTCCGCGGTGCGAAGACCGAGCGCATCGCCCAGCAGGGACACGATCGGCTCAGCACCTACGGGCTCGGGGCCGACCTGTCGGACCAGGACTGGCGCAGCGTCATCCGTCAGCTCCTGGCTCGAGGGATCATCGCTGCCCAGGGAGATTACGGCACCCTCGCCCTCAGCGAGGCGTCCGCCGGTGTCCTGCGCGGTGAGACCGCGGTTCCGCTTCGTCGCGATGCCCTCGGTCGCACGGGCGGCGGCGGTGGCTCGAGTCGCGCACGCAAAAGCAGCGCCGACGACGTGGCCGCCGGTGACCGCGACCTGTTCGAGGCGCTGCGCGCGTGGCGTGCCGAGAGAGCGCGCGAGCAGGGCGTCCCCGCGTACATCGTGTTCGGCGACGCCACCCTGCGGGCGATCGCCGCCGCACGCCCGAGCTCCGTGGGCGACCTCGACGGGATCACCGGCATCGGCGCCAAGAAGCGCGAGGCGTATGGCGACGGCATCCTGACGGTGGTCGCCGCGAACTGA
- a CDS encoding acyl-CoA dehydrogenase, with amino-acid sequence MTDAAVRPTTPATSTRTPVGGAPTAPHTAAEAAEGRIDTERVTDLLLGTWGDTRRQAREMIKDPALWRDDSLGMDAHRERTLSQLHLLVQNKAVHRAFPKRLGGEENNGANIAGFEELVAADPSLQIKSGVQWGLFGSAVLQLGTREHHDKWLPGIMSLEIPGAFAMTETGHGSDVSAIGTTATYDPETEEFVIHTPFRGAWKDYLGNAALHGKAATVFAQLITQGVNHGVHCFYVPLRNEQGDFLPGIGGEDDGLKGGLNGIDNGRLHFDQVRVPRTNLLNRYGDVAADGTYSSDIASPGRRFFTMLGTLVQGRVSLDGAAAWASAIGLIIAVTYGNQRRQFDSGNGTPEVTLLDYGKHQRRLLPRLATTYAEIFAHDEFLQKFDGVFSGRLDTDADREDLETLAAALKPLSTWHALDTLQESREACGGQGFLFENRLVGLRADLDIYVTFEGDNNILLQLVGKRLLADYAKQFKGKDAKQLAAFAVGQTAGKLFHGAGMRQLGQAVSDFGSTARSVEKGLRAEQQHELLAGRVQQMIADIAGRLRPASKLSREDAAALFNENQAQLIEAARAHGELLQWEAFTDAINRITDRDTLTVLTWLRDLFGLQLVEKHLAWYLINGRLSAQRGAAVSSYIDRLCARLRPHAQDLVDAFGYGPEHIRASIASGVENDRQNEAAAYYAAQKAAGTAPIPEKKPAK; translated from the coding sequence ATGACCGACGCCGCCGTCCGTCCCACCACGCCCGCCACGAGCACGCGTACTCCCGTCGGAGGCGCGCCCACCGCGCCGCACACCGCCGCCGAAGCGGCCGAAGGCCGCATCGACACCGAGCGTGTCACCGACCTCCTGCTCGGTACCTGGGGTGACACACGCCGCCAGGCGCGCGAGATGATCAAGGACCCCGCGCTGTGGCGCGACGACAGCTTGGGAATGGACGCGCACCGCGAGCGCACGCTCAGCCAGCTGCACCTGCTCGTTCAGAACAAGGCCGTGCACCGTGCGTTCCCCAAGCGCCTGGGGGGCGAGGAGAACAACGGTGCCAACATCGCGGGCTTCGAGGAGCTCGTCGCCGCCGACCCCAGCCTGCAGATCAAATCCGGCGTGCAGTGGGGTCTCTTCGGTTCGGCCGTTCTCCAGCTCGGTACCCGCGAGCACCACGACAAGTGGCTTCCGGGCATCATGAGCCTCGAGATCCCGGGCGCCTTCGCGATGACCGAGACCGGTCACGGATCCGATGTCTCGGCGATCGGCACCACCGCGACATACGACCCCGAGACCGAGGAGTTCGTCATCCACACGCCGTTCCGCGGGGCGTGGAAGGACTATCTCGGCAACGCCGCCCTCCACGGCAAGGCGGCCACCGTGTTCGCACAGCTCATTACCCAGGGCGTCAACCACGGCGTGCACTGCTTCTACGTGCCCCTGCGCAACGAACAAGGCGACTTCCTCCCCGGTATCGGCGGCGAGGACGACGGTCTCAAGGGCGGGCTGAACGGCATCGACAACGGGCGCCTGCACTTCGACCAGGTGCGCGTCCCCCGCACGAACCTGCTCAACCGCTACGGCGACGTCGCCGCCGACGGAACGTACTCGAGCGACATCGCCAGCCCCGGCCGTCGCTTCTTCACCATGCTCGGCACGCTCGTCCAGGGCCGCGTCTCGCTCGACGGGGCCGCCGCGTGGGCCTCGGCCATCGGCCTCATCATCGCCGTCACCTACGGCAACCAGCGGCGCCAGTTCGACTCGGGCAACGGCACCCCCGAGGTCACCCTGCTCGACTACGGCAAGCATCAGCGTCGGCTCCTGCCGCGTCTGGCGACGACCTACGCCGAGATCTTCGCGCACGACGAGTTCCTGCAGAAGTTCGACGGCGTCTTCAGCGGGCGCCTCGACACGGACGCCGATCGCGAAGACCTCGAGACGCTCGCCGCCGCTCTCAAGCCGTTGTCGACCTGGCACGCCCTCGACACCCTGCAGGAGTCTCGCGAAGCGTGCGGCGGCCAGGGGTTCCTCTTCGAGAACCGTCTCGTGGGCCTGCGCGCCGACCTCGACATCTACGTCACTTTCGAGGGCGACAACAACATCCTGCTGCAGCTCGTCGGCAAGCGACTGCTCGCCGATTACGCGAAGCAGTTCAAGGGCAAGGATGCCAAGCAGCTCGCCGCCTTCGCGGTCGGTCAGACCGCCGGCAAGCTCTTCCACGGTGCCGGAATGCGCCAGCTCGGTCAGGCCGTCAGCGACTTCGGTTCGACCGCCCGCTCCGTCGAGAAGGGCCTGCGTGCCGAACAGCAGCACGAGTTGCTCGCCGGTCGCGTGCAGCAGATGATCGCCGACATCGCGGGGCGTCTGCGCCCGGCATCCAAGCTCTCCCGTGAAGACGCTGCCGCGCTGTTCAACGAGAACCAGGCGCAGCTGATCGAGGCCGCGCGTGCCCACGGTGAGTTGCTGCAATGGGAGGCGTTCACCGACGCCATCAACCGCATCACCGACCGTGACACCCTCACGGTGCTGACCTGGTTGCGCGATCTCTTCGGCCTCCAGCTCGTCGAGAAGCACCTCGCCTGGTACCTCATCAACGGGCGCCTCTCGGCACAGCGGGGTGCGGCCGTGTCGAGCTACATCGACCGGCTCTGCGCTCGTCTCCGCCCGCATGCGCAGGACCTCGTCGACGCCTTCGGCTACGGTCCCGAGCACATCCGCGCCTCCATCGCATCGGGTGTCGAGAACGACCGTCAGAACGAAGCCGCGGCGTACTACGCCGCGCAGAAGGCCGCGGGCACCGCTCCGATCCCGGAGAAGAAGCCCGCCAAGTGA
- a CDS encoding DNA-3-methyladenine glycosylase I, whose product MSDLLIGVDGTARCAWAGADAEYQRYHDEEWGTALRGDRRLFEKMSLEGFQAGLAWITILRKRPRFREVFLDFDPAAVAAFGSDDIERLMQDAGIVRNRAKIEAVIGNAALVTRMGEGELDALLWSFAPAEHTPPATFAEVPAVTPESTAMSKELRRRGFRFVGPTTMYALMQSSGMVDDHVAGCWRAAAS is encoded by the coding sequence ATGAGCGACCTTCTGATAGGCGTCGACGGCACCGCTCGCTGCGCGTGGGCAGGTGCCGATGCCGAGTACCAGCGGTACCACGACGAAGAGTGGGGCACTGCCCTGCGCGGTGACCGCAGGCTGTTCGAGAAGATGAGCCTCGAGGGCTTTCAGGCGGGTCTCGCCTGGATCACGATCCTTCGCAAACGCCCGCGCTTCCGCGAGGTCTTCCTCGACTTCGACCCCGCGGCGGTCGCGGCTTTCGGGTCCGATGACATAGAGCGTCTGATGCAGGATGCCGGCATCGTCCGCAACCGCGCGAAGATCGAGGCCGTGATCGGCAACGCCGCCCTGGTCACCCGGATGGGGGAGGGCGAGCTCGATGCCCTGCTGTGGTCCTTCGCACCCGCGGAGCACACGCCGCCGGCGACCTTCGCCGAGGTTCCCGCGGTGACACCGGAGTCGACCGCGATGAGCAAAGAACTGCGTCGTCGTGGCTTCCGGTTCGTCGGTCCCACCACCATGTACGCGCTCATGCAGTCCTCGGGCATGGTCGACGACCACGTCGCCGGGTGCTGGCGCGCCGCCGCCTCCTGA